A DNA window from Fodinibius sp. Rm-B-1B1-1 contains the following coding sequences:
- a CDS encoding pitrilysin family protein: MADSQQSPENDTNPYENMDFPELNDFQKPEVETFTTKNGITFYLVEDTELPLINVSTRVRTGGVLNPNKKTGLASITGTVMRSGGTETYPADSLNAMLENRAASIETSIGFTSGNASMDVLKEDFEDLLPVYIDILTNPAFPEDKIELAKTQQKSSISRRNDNSQQIGVREFQKIIYGEDSPYGRTTEYETINNISREDLISFHDKHFSASNMKVGVVGDFDAEEMKQKLRNSFGELSAGDKTQLEFPEVDYEPKNSINFAEKSDVNQSFVLMGHIGGMRDNPDYAKIQVMNEVLSATFTGRLFKIIRTEMGLAYSVSGQYGMNSFYPGIFYTGVQTKSSTTAEAIDAIIEQIERLQNEPITKQELQDVKDQILNSAVFEYDSYEEVLSERMSNEYRGLPANAFEQYIEGVKATTIEDVQAVAQEYLDPDNLQILVVGNKEEIGDQLQKYGNVNEIDISIPEPGSSNKQVVEGDAEKGNAWLSKMTDAVIQPGTELNSISLSGEMNMQGQKMPMSSTITYPDEIEQTISGPMGEIKVMYEGGSGKMIAGGQERPLPPQMAKNLKSTLNRSFLSIALNAQEVDPQYVGTEEVDGTSYEKVNVTVDGSNVELLLDPETHYPDIIRYQQFNPQVGEQVTVENRNSDWHVVDGVAYPYLQETIANGNKSGEAVYESHEINQ, from the coding sequence ATGGCTGATTCACAACAGTCACCGGAAAACGATACCAATCCGTATGAAAATATGGACTTTCCGGAGCTCAATGATTTCCAAAAACCCGAAGTAGAGACCTTTACTACCAAAAATGGGATTACCTTTTACCTGGTTGAGGATACGGAACTGCCATTAATAAATGTGAGTACCCGTGTTCGTACCGGTGGCGTTCTTAATCCCAATAAAAAAACAGGTCTGGCTTCGATTACCGGTACCGTTATGCGATCCGGGGGAACCGAAACCTATCCAGCTGATTCGCTCAATGCTATGCTCGAAAATCGGGCAGCCAGCATTGAAACCAGTATAGGGTTTACCAGCGGAAACGCCAGCATGGATGTATTAAAAGAAGATTTCGAAGATCTCCTTCCCGTATACATCGATATTTTAACGAATCCAGCATTTCCCGAAGACAAGATTGAGCTGGCTAAGACACAGCAAAAGTCTTCTATTTCGCGCCGTAATGATAATTCGCAACAGATTGGAGTCCGTGAATTCCAAAAAATTATCTATGGCGAAGATTCGCCCTATGGCCGAACTACAGAATATGAGACCATCAACAACATCAGTCGTGAAGATTTAATCAGCTTTCATGATAAACACTTCTCGGCATCAAATATGAAGGTTGGCGTTGTCGGAGATTTCGATGCCGAAGAAATGAAACAAAAGCTTCGAAATAGTTTTGGCGAACTCTCAGCTGGTGACAAAACCCAATTAGAGTTTCCAGAGGTCGATTATGAGCCTAAAAATTCTATCAATTTTGCTGAAAAATCTGATGTGAATCAAAGCTTTGTGCTGATGGGACACATCGGGGGTATGCGGGACAATCCCGATTACGCTAAGATACAGGTAATGAACGAAGTACTCAGTGCAACATTTACTGGCCGACTTTTTAAAATAATTCGTACTGAAATGGGGCTGGCTTATTCTGTTTCGGGTCAATATGGAATGAACAGCTTTTACCCCGGCATATTTTACACTGGTGTACAGACAAAAAGTTCAACAACTGCTGAAGCGATTGATGCCATCATTGAACAGATCGAACGTCTGCAAAATGAGCCCATTACAAAACAGGAGCTTCAGGACGTGAAGGATCAGATCTTGAATTCAGCTGTCTTCGAGTACGACAGTTACGAAGAAGTACTCAGCGAACGTATGTCTAACGAGTATCGTGGACTGCCCGCTAATGCCTTTGAACAGTATATTGAAGGCGTAAAAGCTACCACGATTGAAGACGTTCAGGCTGTAGCCCAAGAGTACTTGGATCCCGATAACCTCCAAATTCTTGTTGTTGGAAATAAAGAAGAAATTGGAGATCAGCTGCAAAAATATGGGAACGTCAATGAAATTGATATCAGCATTCCCGAACCCGGCAGTAGTAATAAGCAGGTCGTTGAAGGCGATGCTGAAAAAGGTAATGCGTGGTTGTCAAAAATGACCGATGCCGTCATCCAACCCGGTACAGAACTCAACAGCATTTCACTTTCCGGGGAAATGAATATGCAGGGACAAAAAATGCCGATGTCATCAACCATCACCTATCCCGACGAAATTGAGCAGACTATTTCGGGTCCCATGGGAGAAATAAAAGTGATGTATGAAGGAGGATCAGGAAAAATGATTGCTGGCGGACAAGAACGTCCCTTGCCTCCACAAATGGCTAAGAATTTAAAAAGTACACTAAACCGCAGCTTTTTATCCATAGCCCTTAATGCCCAAGAAGTCGATCCACAATACGTGGGCACCGAGGAAGTCGATGGAACAAGCTATGAAAAAGTTAACGTAACGGTAGACGGCTCAAACGTTGAACTTCTATTGGACCCTGAAACTCATTACCCCGATATCATTCGATACCAACAGTTCAATCCGCAAGTGGGCGAACAGGTGACGGTTGAAAACAGAAACTCTGATTGGCATGTTGTCGATGGCGTGGCTTATCCTTACCTCCAAGAAACCATAGCAAATGGTAATAAATCCGGTGAGGCGGTATATGAAAGTCACGAAATAAATCAATAA
- a CDS encoding DinB family protein, which yields MALSDWDDVYPQEDEYGSFYNGYIKLVEPPNVIQTLIQQGQQVYALTRQLTNKQANHRYAEGKWSVKEIIGHLVDTERIMAYRALCISRGEQTTLPGYDHDAYVQEANFGQRSLRSLSTEYDALRNANISMFSSFTPNQIQRTGTANDVTVSVRALAFIIAGHEKHHLNVLEEKYEIPISTS from the coding sequence ATGGCACTTTCAGATTGGGACGATGTTTACCCCCAAGAAGATGAATACGGAAGTTTTTATAATGGATACATCAAGTTGGTAGAACCGCCCAATGTTATTCAAACGCTTATCCAACAGGGACAACAGGTATATGCATTAACCCGCCAGCTAACTAATAAACAAGCCAACCATCGTTACGCGGAAGGAAAATGGAGCGTCAAAGAGATTATTGGTCACCTGGTAGATACCGAACGTATTATGGCCTATCGCGCATTGTGCATTAGTCGTGGAGAACAAACAACATTACCGGGCTACGATCATGATGCCTATGTGCAAGAAGCAAACTTTGGGCAACGTTCGCTGCGAAGTTTATCTACGGAATATGATGCCCTGCGGAATGCAAATATCAGCATGTTTAGTAGTTTTACCCCCAACCAAATACAACGGACCGGCACTGCCAATGATGTCACTGTTTCGGTACGCGCTCTGGCTTTTATTATTGCGGGACACGAAAAACACCACCTCAATGTGTTGGAAGAAAAGTACGAAATCCCAATATCAACCAGCTGA
- a CDS encoding glycosyltransferase family protein: protein MKILYGIQGTGHGHISRAKELLPELAKYASVDVILSGGDSAPGIEKFIAYKKDGLSLAYDNNGGVSMVKTLFDLRPISFVKDVNTISLKQYDFVVSDYEPISAWAAKLKNIPCVGLSHQASFLSHKTPRPVHRSGIAESILQHFAPAQSAIGFHFKRYDSFVEPPIIRSPIKNLRVQDGNHITVYLSAFHHEVLKDIFAPIDEVDWHIFSPYCKRVNELRNMKVYPISNQLFLDSVASCKGVICNAGFETCAEAMFLGKKLMAIPIQNQYEQQCNAAALKKMGVMTLAGLQGNIDNIRAWLEMEQIVSISEIADPKEVVEKVLKKGTKSAFKYRAPELVASAG from the coding sequence ATGAAAATACTCTACGGTATTCAGGGAACGGGGCACGGGCATATAAGTCGAGCCAAGGAATTATTGCCGGAGTTGGCGAAGTATGCTTCGGTTGATGTTATCTTAAGTGGTGGGGATAGTGCTCCAGGTATTGAGAAATTTATAGCCTATAAAAAAGATGGCCTTAGTCTCGCATACGATAATAACGGGGGGGTTTCGATGGTGAAGACACTATTCGATTTACGTCCAATTTCATTTGTCAAAGATGTTAATACAATATCGTTAAAGCAGTATGATTTTGTTGTAAGTGATTATGAACCTATTTCGGCATGGGCAGCTAAGCTTAAAAATATTCCCTGCGTGGGGCTTAGCCACCAAGCTTCATTTTTGTCTCATAAAACACCTCGACCCGTACACAGATCTGGAATTGCTGAAAGTATTTTGCAGCATTTTGCACCGGCGCAATCAGCAATTGGTTTTCATTTTAAGCGATATGATTCCTTTGTTGAACCTCCTATTATTCGTTCGCCGATCAAAAATCTTCGAGTACAGGATGGGAATCACATAACTGTTTATTTATCGGCTTTTCATCATGAAGTTTTAAAAGACATATTTGCTCCTATAGATGAAGTCGATTGGCATATTTTTTCTCCCTATTGCAAACGGGTCAATGAGCTTAGAAATATGAAGGTATATCCGATCAGTAATCAACTATTTTTGGACAGCGTAGCTTCCTGTAAGGGAGTTATTTGCAACGCTGGTTTTGAGACTTGTGCAGAGGCGATGTTTTTGGGCAAGAAGTTGATGGCTATTCCCATCCAGAATCAGTATGAACAGCAATGTAACGCTGCAGCTCTAAAAAAGATGGGGGTTATGACATTAGCTGGATTACAGGGAAATATTGATAACATACGGGCGTGGTTAGAAATGGAGCAAATTGTTTCCATCAGCGAAATAGCTGATCCAAAAGAAGTTGTAGAAAAAGTATTAAAGAAGGGGACAAAGTCTGCCTTTAAATATCGGGCACCTGAGTTGGTGGCTTCAGCTGGTTGA
- a CDS encoding UDP-2,3-diacylglucosamine diphosphatase, whose protein sequence is MTNKRSVDIVVLSDLHLGTVGCHAVELAKYLNSIAPEKLILNGDIFDIWNFKKYYWPDSHMQVVKCFLSLMANGTDIYYLTGNHDEVIRKVTSLQLGPLFVRDKLVLDLNGEKCWFFHGDIFDITMKQTKWVAKIGGKGYDLLILLNRAVNWLLKKMGRDKISLSKRIKDSVKQAVRFIDDFEVSVMDLAIQNGYDYVICGHIHQPKIRGYENDEGLVIYMNSGDWVENLTALEYENGEWSMYKYVEDDFIDKGSSVMVPIRKRFRNTAVIR, encoded by the coding sequence ATGACTAACAAACGATCAGTTGACATAGTTGTTCTTTCAGACTTGCACCTTGGAACGGTGGGTTGCCATGCGGTAGAATTGGCAAAATATCTCAATTCAATAGCGCCCGAGAAGCTTATCCTTAATGGGGATATTTTTGATATCTGGAATTTTAAAAAGTATTACTGGCCCGACTCGCACATGCAGGTGGTGAAGTGTTTTCTCAGTCTGATGGCTAATGGTACTGATATCTATTATTTGACCGGTAATCATGATGAGGTAATACGCAAGGTTACAAGCTTACAGTTGGGTCCACTTTTTGTGAGAGATAAACTGGTGCTTGACCTCAATGGAGAAAAGTGTTGGTTTTTCCACGGAGATATTTTTGATATCACCATGAAACAGACCAAATGGGTGGCTAAGATAGGAGGGAAGGGATATGATTTACTGATATTGTTAAATCGTGCCGTTAACTGGCTCTTGAAAAAGATGGGGCGCGATAAGATTTCATTATCAAAACGCATTAAAGACAGTGTTAAACAGGCGGTTCGTTTTATTGATGATTTTGAGGTATCAGTAATGGATTTGGCGATACAAAATGGCTACGACTATGTGATTTGTGGTCATATCCATCAGCCCAAAATTCGTGGTTATGAAAATGATGAGGGGTTAGTAATCTATATGAATTCCGGTGATTGGGTCGAAAACCTGACTGCTCTTGAGTATGAAAATGGAGAATGGTCAATGTATAAGTATGTAGAAGATGATTTCATTGATAAAGGAAGCTCGGTGATGGTGCCTATCCGGAAACGATTTCGAAACACAGCTGTCATCCGATGA
- a CDS encoding OsmC family protein — MAKDSDKKKIVHAHLPKEETFTTTLTAGNHELLGDEPENVDGGKDQGPDPYDYLLMSLGSCTVMTIKMYIRRKGWDNIDDIYMELRHNKQHDEDCQNCEDPKSRIDVIEKEVIVEGDISDEQLDKILDISQKCPVHRTLSSDIRLESSITHK, encoded by the coding sequence ATGGCCAAAGATTCTGATAAAAAGAAAATCGTCCACGCCCATCTCCCAAAAGAAGAAACCTTTACGACGACCCTAACAGCGGGCAATCATGAACTTTTAGGGGATGAACCCGAAAATGTTGACGGCGGCAAAGATCAAGGACCTGATCCCTACGACTATCTCTTGATGTCGCTTGGCTCATGTACGGTAATGACTATCAAAATGTATATTAGGCGCAAAGGGTGGGATAATATTGATGATATCTATATGGAACTCCGCCATAATAAACAGCACGATGAGGATTGTCAGAACTGTGAAGATCCCAAAAGCCGCATAGACGTTATCGAAAAGGAAGTGATTGTAGAAGGCGATATTTCGGATGAACAGCTCGATAAAATATTGGACATCTCGCAAAAATGTCCCGTACATCGCACATTGTCGAGTGATATCAGATTAGAAAGCTCAATTACTCACAAATAA
- the gcvP gene encoding aminomethyl-transferring glycine dehydrogenase → MSINFDKERFMHRHIGPDETQTNEMLKAIDASSLDDLIAETIPEGIRLSKEVDLDEPMSEYRFLEEFRELADKNEIFDSFIGMGYHDTLTPNVILRNVLENPGWYTAYTPYQAEIAQGRLEALINFQTMVSDLTGRELANASLLDEGTSAAEAMSMLYAMRRGAKRKKAHTFFVSELCHPQTIDVVKGRAEPLDIEVVVGDHNELDVTNEELFGILLQYPATDGSVEDYTDLIAAAKDHNVQSVVAADLLSLTLLTPPGEMGADVVVGSTQRFGVPMGYGGPHAAYFATREKYKRKIPGRIIGVTQDTEENPVYRMALQTREQHIRREKATSNICTAQVLLAVIAGFYAVYHGPKGLRRIAERIHGLAKLMDKGLSKLGFEVANDCYFDTLKVTLANKEQQDQLRKRARDQKINLRYFGDSAVGIAFDEVKDLDHVKTLLDIFASLTGGDEIHVQELSESVEIDFPESLNRTSDYLEHPVFNLYHSEHEMLRYLKKLENKDLSLVHSMISLGSCTMKLNATSEMIPLTWPKFGKIHPFAPEDQAKGYHELFDGLERQLSAITGFPAVSLQPNSGAQGEFAGLMTIRAYHGHHGEDHRNVTIVPDSAHGTNPASAVMAGMDVVVTKCDEHGNIDLDDLRKKVEANKDKLAALMITYPSTHGVFEEDIKEICQVIHNNGGLVYMDGANMNAQVGLTSPAEIGADVCHLNLHKTFCIPHGGGGPGMGPIAATKELAPFLPGNPVKKTGGEHGIKSISAAPWGSASILTISYAYIKMMGAEGLTKVSETAILNANYLKEQLKDHYPILYTGKNGRTAHEFIVDLRPFKESANIGSIDVAKRLMDYGFHAPTMSFPVPGTLMIEPTESETKEELDRFCEALITIREEIHEIEDGNADPENNVLKHAPHTMRVAMDEDWDRPYSREKAIFPLDYLRFNKFWPAVSRVDDAYGDRNLMCSCVPVDAYSEGQEPAAVD, encoded by the coding sequence ATGAGTATTAATTTTGATAAAGAACGTTTCATGCATCGCCATATTGGTCCTGATGAAACGCAGACCAATGAAATGCTTAAAGCTATTGACGCTTCTTCGCTTGATGATTTGATAGCCGAGACGATCCCTGAAGGTATTCGACTATCGAAGGAGGTTGATCTTGATGAGCCAATGAGTGAATATCGATTTTTGGAAGAGTTCAGGGAGCTGGCGGATAAAAATGAAATTTTTGATTCATTTATTGGGATGGGCTACCACGATACGCTAACCCCCAATGTGATTCTGCGAAACGTGCTCGAAAACCCTGGATGGTACACGGCATATACCCCCTACCAAGCTGAAATTGCACAGGGGCGTTTGGAAGCATTGATTAATTTCCAGACTATGGTTTCGGATTTAACAGGAAGGGAGCTGGCGAATGCCTCCCTGCTTGATGAGGGGACATCAGCCGCAGAAGCGATGTCGATGCTTTATGCAATGCGGCGCGGTGCCAAGCGGAAGAAGGCGCACACCTTTTTTGTTTCAGAGTTGTGTCATCCGCAGACCATCGATGTTGTGAAGGGGCGTGCTGAGCCGCTGGATATTGAGGTAGTGGTTGGCGATCATAATGAGCTGGATGTGACGAATGAAGAATTATTTGGAATTTTGTTGCAGTATCCGGCTACTGATGGATCTGTAGAAGATTATACGGATCTCATAGCCGCTGCAAAGGACCACAATGTACAGTCGGTGGTTGCAGCAGATCTGTTGAGTTTAACGTTGCTGACGCCACCCGGTGAAATGGGGGCAGATGTGGTGGTTGGGTCCACCCAGCGATTTGGGGTGCCCATGGGATACGGTGGACCGCATGCCGCATATTTTGCTACGCGGGAAAAATACAAGCGAAAGATTCCGGGACGTATTATTGGTGTTACGCAGGATACCGAAGAAAATCCAGTGTACCGGATGGCGTTGCAGACGCGTGAGCAACACATTCGTCGTGAAAAAGCGACATCAAATATTTGTACTGCCCAGGTGTTGTTGGCTGTTATTGCGGGTTTCTATGCTGTTTATCATGGCCCCAAGGGGTTGCGTCGCATTGCCGAACGTATCCATGGCTTGGCAAAACTAATGGACAAAGGGCTTTCAAAGCTTGGCTTTGAAGTAGCGAATGATTGCTATTTTGATACGTTGAAGGTTACTCTTGCAAATAAAGAGCAACAGGATCAGCTTCGGAAGCGAGCACGAGATCAAAAGATTAATCTACGTTATTTTGGGGATAGTGCTGTTGGTATTGCTTTTGATGAGGTAAAGGATTTAGATCATGTGAAGACTCTGCTCGATATTTTTGCTTCGCTCACAGGTGGTGATGAAATTCATGTTCAGGAATTGTCAGAATCTGTGGAAATAGATTTTCCAGAGTCGTTGAACCGCACCTCTGATTATTTAGAGCATCCGGTGTTCAACCTATATCACTCTGAGCACGAGATGCTTCGATACCTCAAGAAGCTTGAGAATAAAGATCTGTCGCTGGTTCACTCTATGATATCGCTTGGCTCATGTACCATGAAGCTGAATGCAACTTCGGAGATGATTCCGTTGACTTGGCCCAAATTTGGAAAGATACATCCGTTTGCGCCAGAGGATCAGGCGAAAGGATATCACGAACTTTTTGACGGCTTAGAGCGTCAGCTTTCGGCCATCACTGGATTTCCAGCTGTTTCGCTGCAGCCAAACTCTGGAGCACAGGGGGAATTCGCAGGATTGATGACGATTCGTGCTTATCACGGGCATCATGGAGAAGACCATCGTAATGTGACGATTGTCCCTGATTCTGCGCATGGCACCAATCCTGCCAGTGCTGTAATGGCTGGGATGGATGTCGTTGTTACCAAGTGCGATGAGCATGGAAATATCGATTTGGATGATTTGCGTAAAAAGGTGGAAGCTAATAAAGATAAGTTGGCTGCCTTGATGATTACTTATCCCTCTACGCACGGCGTATTTGAGGAAGATATTAAAGAAATCTGTCAGGTTATTCATAATAACGGTGGACTGGTTTATATGGATGGTGCCAATATGAATGCCCAGGTGGGGCTAACGAGTCCCGCTGAAATTGGGGCTGATGTTTGTCACTTAAATCTGCATAAAACATTCTGTATCCCACACGGCGGGGGTGGACCGGGAATGGGACCTATTGCAGCAACGAAAGAGTTGGCTCCGTTTCTGCCCGGAAATCCTGTTAAGAAAACAGGAGGAGAACATGGGATAAAAAGTATATCTGCAGCGCCGTGGGGCAGTGCCAGTATTTTGACGATTTCGTATGCTTACATCAAGATGATGGGGGCCGAGGGGTTAACCAAAGTGTCGGAAACTGCGATCCTAAACGCCAACTATTTGAAAGAGCAACTCAAAGATCATTATCCGATTTTATATACCGGAAAAAATGGACGTACTGCGCACGAATTTATTGTAGACCTTCGCCCCTTCAAAGAATCGGCTAATATTGGGTCGATTGACGTTGCTAAGCGCTTGATGGATTATGGATTTCATGCGCCTACGATGTCTTTTCCTGTTCCTGGTACGCTGATGATAGAGCCTACTGAAAGTGAAACCAAGGAGGAGCTTGATCGGTTTTGTGAGGCGTTGATTACAATCCGGGAAGAAATTCATGAAATCGAAGATGGCAACGCGGATCCCGAAAACAATGTTCTCAAGCATGCTCCTCATACCATGCGTGTGGCCATGGATGAAGATTGGGATCGTCCCTACAGTAGGGAAAAGGCAATATTTCCACTTGATTACTTGCGGTTCAATAAATTCTGGCCAGCTGTCAGCCGCGTAGATGATGCCTATGGCGATCGCAACCTGATGTGTAGTTGTGTTCCGGTTGATGCGTATAGTGAAGGACAGGAGCCGGCGGCAGTGGATTAA
- a CDS encoding ZIP family metal transporter, with protein sequence MTDLVALKETFYALNPITQSLFGGLFTYTLTALGAALVFFTKNVGHKLLDAMMGFAAGVMIAASFWSLLVPAIDMAAAQGMIEWLPAVIGFLSGGIFLRICDAYLPHLHIGSPIEEAEGVPTSWRRATLLVLAITLHNIPEGLAIGVLFGAAASGIEAAGGATVIGAITLAIGIGIQNFPEGTAVSMPLRREGLSVGKSFWYGQLSGIVEPISAVIGAAAVLMVQPLLPYALAFAAGAMIYVVVEELIPESQLHGNTDIATLGTMLGFSVMMILDVALG encoded by the coding sequence ATGACTGATCTGGTTGCTTTAAAAGAAACGTTCTACGCTCTTAACCCTATAACGCAAAGCTTATTTGGTGGTTTGTTCACCTACACCTTAACTGCTTTAGGGGCTGCTCTTGTTTTTTTCACAAAGAATGTAGGCCATAAACTATTGGATGCTATGATGGGGTTTGCTGCGGGAGTCATGATCGCAGCCAGCTTTTGGTCACTGTTGGTCCCCGCTATCGATATGGCAGCGGCCCAAGGAATGATAGAATGGTTGCCTGCCGTAATTGGTTTCCTTAGTGGGGGTATTTTCCTTCGTATCTGTGATGCCTATCTCCCCCACCTTCATATTGGCTCTCCTATCGAAGAAGCTGAAGGAGTTCCCACTTCTTGGCGCAGAGCCACCCTACTTGTATTAGCTATTACCTTGCATAACATCCCAGAGGGACTTGCTATCGGCGTACTTTTTGGAGCTGCGGCATCAGGAATAGAAGCGGCCGGCGGAGCAACAGTTATTGGTGCAATTACATTAGCAATAGGGATCGGTATACAAAACTTCCCCGAAGGAACTGCTGTTTCTATGCCTCTGCGTCGGGAAGGACTCTCAGTAGGTAAAAGTTTTTGGTATGGCCAGCTCTCTGGTATAGTAGAACCCATTTCGGCTGTTATTGGCGCTGCTGCTGTTTTGATGGTCCAGCCCCTCCTACCCTATGCCCTCGCTTTTGCGGCTGGTGCTATGATTTACGTTGTTGTAGAAGAGCTAATTCCAGAATCCCAATTACACGGGAACACCGATATTGCCACTCTGGGAACTATGTTAGGATTCAGTGTTATGATGATATTAGATGTGGCCTTAGGTTAA
- a CDS encoding response regulator, with the protein MGESIPEKKVLIVEDDMIISMVLERMIKKLGHQVVKKVIAGQDAIDSFFELEPDLILMDIQLKDDVDGITAMQKIREESDVNVIYITGNSDQYNLERAEKTNFVDYLVKPIQMSHLKKSINKAFSEQLS; encoded by the coding sequence ATGGGTGAATCGATACCAGAAAAGAAAGTTCTTATCGTCGAAGATGACATGATTATCTCGATGGTATTAGAACGGATGATCAAAAAACTTGGCCACCAAGTTGTTAAAAAGGTTATTGCAGGTCAAGATGCCATTGACTCCTTTTTTGAGCTTGAACCAGACCTCATCTTAATGGATATACAGCTTAAAGATGATGTTGATGGTATTACCGCAATGCAGAAAATCAGGGAAGAATCTGATGTTAACGTCATCTACATTACGGGTAACTCTGATCAATATAATCTTGAGCGTGCTGAAAAGACCAATTTTGTCGATTATCTCGTAAAACCTATTCAAATGAGCCATCTAAAGAAATCGATCAATAAAGCTTTTTCTGAACAGCTTTCATAA
- a CDS encoding PH domain-containing protein: MFELQRQHPAAALANAFDIIRANFITIIILIFVGSGGSEANFTLSWIIGTFLFLLIWGVISWYRFEFSVEEGELRIERGVLVRKKIYLTSDRIQVIDITAGVIQRLFGLVAVEVKTAGSSSKQAKISALTREKAEKLKQLLRKEVNGATKQGEQDESVQQSRIYALGTKDLLVAASTSGRFGVALSVVGVLFSQVEQLISEEQMIRFAEAVMPRTTDASIIAMWIVAIIVVSWIFSFVSTIVKYYDFVVEVREDELLINRGLFERTQLTIPFNRIQAVQIKEELLRQPLGYASLVIESAGYGESEGNSTTLFPLLRKQQIYRFIEEVIPDYNTQITENSKVPAIALRRYLLRMVWVSLPVILLVWGTVPYGVYSWFLLIPALLLGYQQYKDAEIARGEDTLKLSYRLLSKTTAIVKKYRMQACQIQQNPFQKRLNVGHFSIHVASGNQGRNFTVRDIEIDKAMDYRMWLSNGHPVDQGSSVDENEVSSL; encoded by the coding sequence ATGTTTGAATTACAGCGACAACATCCGGCCGCAGCATTGGCTAATGCATTTGATATTATTCGAGCCAATTTTATAACTATCATTATTCTAATTTTTGTAGGTAGTGGTGGTAGCGAGGCCAACTTTACCCTCTCTTGGATTATTGGGACGTTTCTCTTTTTGTTGATCTGGGGGGTGATCTCTTGGTACCGATTCGAATTCAGTGTTGAGGAAGGAGAGTTGAGAATAGAACGCGGGGTGTTAGTGCGCAAGAAAATATACCTTACTTCCGATCGTATTCAGGTTATTGACATAACTGCAGGTGTAATTCAGCGGTTATTCGGGTTAGTGGCAGTAGAAGTTAAGACCGCCGGGAGTAGCTCCAAACAGGCAAAAATTAGCGCGTTAACCCGAGAAAAAGCAGAGAAATTAAAGCAATTATTGCGTAAAGAAGTTAATGGCGCGACAAAGCAAGGTGAGCAGGATGAGTCTGTTCAGCAAAGCAGAATCTATGCACTTGGCACTAAAGACTTACTTGTTGCAGCATCAACATCGGGTCGGTTTGGAGTAGCATTGTCAGTAGTAGGAGTGCTTTTTTCTCAGGTTGAACAGCTTATTTCTGAAGAACAGATGATACGTTTTGCCGAAGCGGTGATGCCCCGTACCACTGATGCCTCAATTATTGCAATGTGGATTGTAGCAATTATTGTTGTGTCCTGGATATTCTCATTTGTCAGTACGATTGTAAAATATTATGACTTCGTGGTTGAAGTTCGGGAAGATGAACTATTAATTAATCGAGGATTATTTGAACGTACACAGTTAACGATCCCTTTTAATCGTATTCAGGCTGTTCAGATTAAAGAAGAGTTATTACGCCAGCCTTTGGGTTACGCTTCATTGGTGATCGAAAGTGCAGGATATGGAGAATCAGAAGGTAATTCTACAACGCTTTTCCCTTTGCTTAGAAAGCAACAGATATATCGTTTTATTGAAGAGGTCATCCCTGATTATAATACGCAAATAACAGAAAATAGTAAGGTGCCTGCGATAGCACTACGGCGCTACCTGCTACGTATGGTGTGGGTTTCCCTGCCCGTTATTTTATTGGTTTGGGGAACCGTACCATATGGGGTATATAGCTGGTTTCTGTTAATCCCGGCACTACTATTAGGATACCAGCAGTATAAAGATGCTGAAATCGCACGTGGTGAAGATACGTTAAAACTAAGCTATCGATTGCTCAGTAAAACGACCGCTATTGTAAAGAAATACCGAATGCAAGCGTGCCAAATTCAACAAAATCCATTCCAGAAACGATTAAATGTGGGACATTTTTCTATCCATGTAGCCAGTGGTAATCAGGGACGCAACTTTACCGTCAGGGATATCGAAATTGACAAAGCCATGGATTATCGAATGTGGCTATCAAATGGACATCCCGTGGATCAAGGAAGTTCAGTTGATGAGAATGAAGTAAGTAGCCTTTAA